Genomic DNA from Prunus dulcis unplaced genomic scaffold, ALMONDv2, whole genome shotgun sequence:
TTGCCCGCTCAGGTTTCATTTTGACTGGTAGAGTAGGAAAATCGAATTTGAAAGAAACAGGACAAGAATGACTCTGAGGCCCTAACCAAACCAATTCAGAGGCATAATCCTTTGTTTGATTACCGAAAACTCACAGAATTCATAATTTTCCTTCCTACTCTCaggaaacaaacagaaaataaacattaacCAAAGTATGTATGTAAATCTCAAAATTGATATGTACATTTGCAAACAAAAAGCAGAGTTTTGATATGAGAAACAGTTGAAGAATGAAGCTCAATTTCACCAAATTCGTCCGGCCGTAACAAGCCATACACTGTTTGGCTACCGAGAAACACAAATCATTTTCTCAGGAagcaaacagaaaacaaataacaaCCGGAAATTTTTATCTCAACAGCAACTCCAGAATTCACATACAAACAAAGAGAGCATGGTGGAAATACCTATAAAGCTCGTTATGGAGTTACAATAGTATTTCAGTTACAATAGTTAATCCTACTAATGATAGAAAATTGTCAGTTGTCAGTTACGTTGTGATTAGGCCATAACTCCGTATTTATGTTTGTGATAATGACTTTCTTGTAACTGTAGATTATTCTCTACagactttatatatattgtataatgATCATATGAATAATATAATGGAAAATCAGTTTCTTCATGGTATTGGAGCTAATGGCTAACGCCGACTAGCGATCATCCAGTTGCCAACATTGAGAGTCGTTGGCGCTCCTCACTCCTCACCCATAAGGGTGTTTGTATGTATAGTGctttttcctctcttcttctcaaagatgaatatgtttttttctttccacctTAGCTGTAGCCGCACCTTTATTTTACCACTACAACCCTTTCTTCTGTTAGCTCGTTATTTTTGTGTCTCCGCCGCACCGTCTTCATTGTGGACCATCTCCTCCATCGAGCTCTCTTGTGGAAACCCATGGCAGCTCCATTTATCTCCCTTGGCCATGATGGCCAGATTTCTGTTTCCTCTGCTAGCCTTGTCACCACTCACCGAGCCTTCTCCTCGCCGGCTTTTATCTCTCTCATGTCATGCTATCTTGCCGTTGTTGTTCTCTTACACAGCCACTGCCTGTCCCTCTTTTGGCTCGCTAGCCCCTTGTTATCCATCAATGTTGGGCCACTTCTCTCTGTTGAAAccgagcaaaaaaaaaataaaaaattttccttttcctcaaaCATCACACCTCTCTATCGTTGGTTTCTCCACTTGAAATCTCTCCACGTCTTCTTCTCTCTCGCCAAGCTGTCTCTCTTCCTTCCACGAGCCCATGACTCCAGGCCAAGGCGCCAAAAGAGAGGCGGTCGGAAACCCTAGCGACGAAGTCGGCAGTATGAGGCTCCGGCGGAATCACAGAGAGCGGACAAGAGATGGACGACATGTCGTGCGATGGGGTCGTCGTCGAAGGAAGAGAGAGCATGAACGAGAGGCGAGACGAGGAAATGAGGGTGGAAGGGGAGGAGAGATCGGAGGAAGGCGGGGTTGGAGGAGATGGCCTGAGAGAACCGAGAGGGGACGTAGGACACATGGAAGGTGGGAGATTGGGGGTTAGAGAAGCAGAGAAAGCAGATGGAGCCACCTTCCGCCTTGCTTGGTTActagtcttcttcttcttcttcttcatggtAGTACTAGTCTCGGAGGAGCTCCCGTTTCCACCATAATAAGACGACAGGgttaaaacaaatttaataattattttatttcctcaaTTTTAGGAATTATTCTTCTACTCCCATGATAATACCGCAATCCAAATCCTAATAAACTTGCTACTCCTTCTccccaaagaaaaataaatgttaATTGATTTGGATTGATCAACTCCTCTTTTAACAAGTTTTGGAGTCGGGAATGCTATAAATTAACTTTAGCATTGTAGTTTTGTATCCATTAATTTCTCCAtctatttattgcatttttttagCCATGATTGCACTGAAAGTTCAGATGTCAAGAATACAAGTCATCTTTGCAAGAAGATATGTATCGCGTTGTTGAGCCTGTTCTTGATTGTTGGTGCTTACACCTGTTTCTTTATCGCGAACATAGGGTACACACAACCTGAATTCAGAGTCACCGGTGCGTATCTTAATCAATTCAATAATTATACCAAAATCAACCATACTCTCTCCTACAGTCTCGTCCTCAACATCACCCTCACAAACCCTAACAAGAAAGTGGACTTTGAGTGGAGTGACACCAAGTCATTGCATACTATCAAAATGAGAGATTTGGTCTTGTGACTTTGATCGATGGGTGGAAATCGATTCACCAAGACCCCAAGAACACAACTATTTTTCAGAATCCCTTATTCAAGGGCGGAAGCCTCTGCTGTTTGAGGCACATGTGCTTCCCAATGTTACTCACCATTACCGTATTGACCTAGTAATTGCTTTCCATGACAAGATTCAACAATCGTTTGCTGAGGTTACATGCAACCTAACAGTTCCACTGAATTTAAATGTAACATCTTGTGATGGTTTCAACACAACAAAGTGCTCCTATATTCAATTTAAACTTGAGCATGACTTGGCTCCTAAAAATTAAGGAGGAGCTCCTCCTTAATCATTTTAATAATTACTTTCAATTTTCTCCAATTGCCTTACTTCAACTAGGTTATTtgattaatgtttatttatttattaagaaagtttgtgttttccccttaaaattcattttttcttaCCTTTAATCcgttatatttatttatttactttttatgGACAACCATCATCGAGGCCAACTCGAACGAAACCATGTATCTCCTTCCAGACCTCTCTTAACAAAGCATAGCCGTCTTGTCTTTTCTATATTCAGCTTAGACAAAAGACTCCCAAACCCATCTTTGACCTACTGCTTTGGCCTTAAAACACTGTATACCAAAAACTCAGGGGCTGAATTAGAAACAGATGACCAACGGTGGAGGAACACAATCTCTTTAACCATGCAGGCTTGATATCGAACTGCATGAACTTTTTTATCTCCTACAGATGACCCGGAACTTCCTCTAATGCATTTGGCAACCCTATCTGCCCAACCAATGCAGATAGCCTAGGAGCTCTTCCTCATACATACAATAATATAGGGTTCTTATCATCAGAAACCCTCCAAACTTGACCTTCCCTAAATGTGTCAGTCTTCCATTGCTATCTATCAGAttggtaaaaaaataatacttcaTTCATATTGATATATAACAATGGGAAGGTTATATATACAGAGCCTAGGAAACTATTCTAGGAAAGTAATTATGTTTCTATAATCTTGCATAATCAAATAGTTGGCTTAGACTAATTAGGAATGTACAGCTCATtgacactccccctcaagttggagcataTATGTCGTCAATGCCTAACTTGCTAAGTAAGTTGTGAAATACCCTGCCTGTGACTGCTTTGGTGAGGACATCTGCAAGTTGATCTTAGGATTTAACAAATGATACCTTAATGATCTTCGCCTCGAGCTTCTCCTTGATGAAATGTCTGTCAACTTTAACATGCTTGGTTCTATCATGTTGCACTGGATTATGTGCAATGTCTATTGCAGCTTTGTTGTCACAATTCAGTTGCATTGCATGTTTGGGTTTGAACCCCAATTCCCCCAACAAATTCCTTATCCATAGTAGCTCACATACTCCGTGTGCCATACCTCGATATTCTGCTTCAGCACTTGATCTTGACactattttatgttttgtacTTCACCAAGATACTAGATTGCCTCCCACAAAGGTAAAGTATCCAGATGTAGATCGCCTGTCAGTAACAGAGCCCGCCCAATCTGCATCAGAGTGACCCTCAATATCTAGATGACCATGTCATGCGAACATCAATCCTCTTCCAGGAGATGACTTCAAGTATCTCAGAATTCGGTTTACCGCATCCATGTGGGCTTCACTTGGTGCATGCATGAACTGACTCACCACACTTACAGCATATGCTATATCAGGTCTAGTGTGTCCTAGATAGATTAACTTACCCACAAGGCGTtgatatctttctttgttggtgGGTACTTGATCAGGATATTCACCAAGCTGATGATTCAACTCCATTGGCGTATCTGCTGGTTTGCTGGCTAACATTCCAGTGTCAGTCAAAATGTCAAGGATATATTTCCGTTGTGATAGAAATATTCCTTGTTCTGAACGAGCCACTTCGATGCCTAGGAAATACTTCAGAGCACCaagatctttcatttcaaactCACTTGCCAAGTGGTGCTGCAATGCTGCCTTTTCTACTGGGTCATTCCCGGTAACTaccatgtcatcaacatatacaATAAGGGCAGTGACTTTACCTTTCTTATGTTTCAAGAaaagagtatgatctgagttacTTTGCTTGTATCCAAAATCCTTCATTGATTTGCTGAACTTTCCAAACCATGCTCTGGGTGACTGCTTCAAGCCATAAAGAGACTTTCTCAGTTTACACACCATGTTGCTAGTATTGGGCCCCATCTTGCACCCTGGAGGGGAATCCATATAGACTTCTTCTTCTAGGTCGCCGTGCAGGAAggcatttttgacatcaaactggtgtaatGGCCAGTTTAGGTTTGCTGCCAGAGAAAGAAGTACTCGAATTGTGTTTATCTTGGCTACAGGGGCAAATGTCTCCCCATAGTCAATCCCATAAGTCTGAGTATAACCTTTCGCCACCAATCTTGCTTTGTATCGTTCAATGGTGCCATCTGCCTTGAACTTTACTATATATATCCATCTACAACCCACTGTTCTCTTCCCTTTGGGAAGGATAGTCATCTTCCAAGTGGAATTCTTCTGAAGGGCCTCCATTTCATCATTCATCGCTTGAGTCCACTTGGGATCTTTTAGAGCTTCCTGCACATTACTCGGAATAGATACAGTGGATAATTGACATACAAATGATGCACATGACGGAGACAACCTATGTAGGGACACATGATTAGCAATAGGGtatttaacttttgtttttgggtccgGGTCATACTGTTGTCTAGGAATCCCTCTAGTGGTACGAATAGGTAACTGATAACCTGTGTTTCCTGTATGACTCGACTCATGTAAAATGCTTAAGTTGGAGTTTAAATGCTCAGTTACCTGCGGGGAATCTTCAGGACCTGATTGGATGATTGGTGATGGTACTGTAGTAGGAGGGAAATTATCTGAACCATCATCTGGAGTTTCCAGTAACTCTTGATCTTGTTGCACTACTGTAGCTGGTTGCTCGGACACTGACTGCTCTAAAACAGTTTGTTGAATTTGGATGCTCTGAGTATCTTCTGCAAAGATAGAGCTCTCCCCCTGCAGAGGATGCTCAGAAACTCCCCCTGAGTAATAGAACTCACTCTCGTGGAAAGTCACATCTGCGGTAACATGCATGGTCTGAGTGGGAGGATGGAAACACTTATAGCCCTTCTGAGTGGCAGCATAACCCACAAAGACACAACGCAGTGCACACGGATCAAGCTTGCCACGCTGATGTGGATACACCTGAACATAAGCAACACAACCAAAGAGACGTGGTTCGAGATTTGGTGTGGATGGCATGGGGAGGAGAGTGGTCAATGTCTGAAATGGAGTTTGATACTGAAGAGGGCTGGATGGTGTTCTATTAATGAGGTAAGCAGCAGAACAAAGAGCCTCCCCCCAAAAATGATGAGGCATACGGGCCTCAAATAAAGAGGCACGAACAACCTCCAAGAGATGACGATTCTTACGTTCTGCAACGCCATTCTGTTGTGGTGTATAGGCACATGTGGTTTGATGAACAATTCCATGTTGACTTAAAAAAGTATGTAGGTCATGGTTGACGTACTCTCCTCCATTGTCAGATCGAAGCGTAGTgattttcttgtcaaactgAGTAGCAACATATTGATAAAATAACTTGAATTTGGCGGTGACTTCACTTTTCTGCTTTAAGGGAAAAACCCAGGTCATCCGGGTGCAATCATCAATAAACGTCATAAACCACTTAAAACCGCTAATAGTGGGAACTCGTGatggtccccaaacatcagaatggACAATCATGAAAGGCAAAGAACTTTTATTCAATCTTAATGGGAAAGAAATACGATGGCTTTTGGCCAAAATGCAAGTTTCACAATGAAAGTCTGATTCAGCAAACTGGGAAAACAAATCTGGAAATAAAAGTTTCAGATAACCAAAAGAAGCATGCCCTAATCGTCTATGCCATAGCCAAATTTTCTTCATCCTGATAGACTCATCTCCTTTCACATGATGTGTCTGACTCAATCTTGTACTGCTGTCTTCTGTCAAGTCCAGATAATACAACTTTCCTCTCCTAGTACCACATCCAATCACGGTCCTGGTGAGAAGATCCTGAAATAGACAATACAATGGCCAAAAACACACGGTACAATTAAGGGAATCAATGATTTGAGGAACAGATAACAAGTCATAGTCGACTGAAGGGACAACTAAGACATGATCAAGACTTAATGAAGATGTAAGAGATAAAGACCCTTCTCCCATAACTTGGGAGGTGGTTCCATTGGCACTGGTAATGTGTGTTTGGCTTGATGGTTTGGTAGAGTGCAACCCAGTAAAACTAGATGTCATGTGATCAGTAGCGCTAGTGTCAATAATCCATGATCTATTACAAGTAAGTGAAGATGTGCAAGAGGTACCTGAGGTGGCCAAGGCCTTGGAGCCAGATGTACCTGATGGAGGTTCTGATGCAGTCTCCTCGGATGACTGAGCGGATGCAAATGAGGCTCTGGTAGAATCCTTTTTTCGCCCTTTGTGGACCCATCCTTCTGGATAACCAATGATCTCATAACAGCCCTTAATTGTGTGGTTATCTAAACCACATTTGGTACACTTCATTGGAGGCCGGTTACGAGTAGGGTCGACACTATAGTTGTTCGGCCGAGATTGTTTGGACCTCGCAGTAGCCAAGGCCGTGGCTTCGGAGGTTACACCAACTTCAGACATGGTTCCCTGTCGGTTACTTTCTCTTTTAATATGTGCATATGCGGCCTCCAGTTTGGGTTTTGGCTCCATCCGCAAAATCTCTCCTCGGATTTGATCGAAATTATTGTCCAAACCtgcaagaaatatataaactcGGAGACGATCAACCTCTTTGCGTCTAGTCTCAATGTCTTTCGGATGCTCCATGGTGCTTGGACTTAATTGATCAAGCTCCAGAAAAATCTTAGTGAGCTCACTGTAATATTTGGCAACTGATGCGCCAGCTTGCTTCATTATGAATGACCGTCTGTGAAGGTCATAAATCTTGGCTTCATCAGCACCATCTGAATAGGTTTGCTTGATTGCAGCCCAGACTTGCTTTGTTGTGTCATAACGAATAAATCGTTTAATCTGATTAGGTTGCATGGCGTCGAACAACCAACTCTTGACTTGGCAATCCGATGCACGCCATTTATTAAATGTGGGATCTGTGTCTGCAGGTTGGGCAATATCCCCGGTCAAGTGGCCATGTTTTTCTCGCCCAGCTATCTTCATCTCTATGATTTGATGCCATAGAGAATAATTATTCTCATCCAGTTTGATTCCTGCGGAGAAGTTGGAGGTGTCACTCTGCAAAGTGACGATTTGTGTGGTAGTTTTGGAGCCTCCCGACACCAAGGATTGATTGGTGTTTACTGACCCATCATCGTTGGCCATGATATTGGCTGACAACCAAtgaaaaaggacaaaaaagaaatatcaagTTGAGGAAAAGCAAGTGAACGGTGGACAAAGGCAATAAGACAAACTATTTTGCAATAAGAAATATCGGGTcgaaaaggacaaaaaaaaaaaaaaagaacaagggGAAGGTTTGAATCGGTCTGTGAGTGGAAAGTGATTTGCAATATTGCAAAACGTGATTTGACTAGAGGAAAGGTTTGAATGGGTTTGTAAGATGGAATATGGGTGGTATTGGTGCTGGGTTTGTGAGATGGAATATTGCTTTTGGTGCTGGTTCTGGTGCTGCGTACTAGATGGAATATTGCAAAACAGTGATTTGAGATGGAATATGGGCTGGTGCTGGGTCTGTATGACGGCTGTTGCTGCGGAAGCGATTAGGGTTAGGGCAAGAGACAATCAAGCTTGactgctctgataccatatcAGATTGGTCAAATCATAATATTTCATTCATATTGATATATAACAAATAGGAAGGTTATATATACAGAGCCTAGGAAACTATTCTAGGAAAGTAATTATATTCCTATAATCTTGCATAATCAAATAGTTGACTTAGACTAATTAGGAATGTACAGCTCATTGACACTCTGCTCTTGAAAAAACCCGTCGACGTCGTAGGACACGTTCTGTACGTTATACCACCGGAAaggagggaaagtttccatgGCTCCGTAGATGGAGCGGCTGGCGTAGCGAAGCGTGCAGTGGTCAAATACAACGAAAGCTTGCTTTTGATTGGGACAGGACTGTGTGAGGATTTGTGTGGCGTTACTGAGGCAGTAACGGCAAGGGTTCCCCGTGACATCCCCTCGACATAGCCCGATTGCATAAACCTGGTCGGGGTTTTCCCCGTAGGATGAGTTGTAGAAGCCGTAGCCATTACCGTTGTTGGAgggggaagaaagagaagagagaagggtgTTGAGGTTTGTCTGGTAGGTACTTTTGGTGGTGTAGTTGCCTTTATCGTTGTAACAATATGGGGATTGAGATTCAGTGCTGATCATGAGGAACAAAACGGGAGAAAGGAAGAACAGAAATCTGAAGGAGAACATTAATGGCGCCATTCTGTTTGTATATTATTGTTGGTCAAATCAAAACTGTGTTTATATACTTTTTATTCTCTTGTCGTGTtgataagaaagaaaaaaaaaaaaaaaaaaggggaaaaaagagagtataatacataaaaaagaaaatgtaatttatttcttaaatGCATTAACCATATAATAGATAATTTGAGCCTCCGTtaatttaatgagtatttattttatcactTATTAAATACTCTCAGCTTTTTAAGAGTTAACATGCAATTATTTCTCAACTGATATATGTTTCGCATATAATAATACTCAAACCAAATCCTGCCAATTCCAATTCATCAAAATACTTCTTTTGAGGATTGATTGGAGACTGGACTGGTactgattttgaatttttgaagaTTGATTGAATATTAAACCATTTTTAATGATGGCGTTTAGGAGTAAAGGACACTGATTATAGTGCCACTATGCATCAACTATTTCCTTGTCACTTGTCCAAAAAAAACTGATCAACTTCAGCAcacaccatttttttttatttttttatttagctctttacttcttcttctttttttctcagGATTTAGTTCTTTACTTTGGTTTTTTGATAAgaaagtttttaattttaatgtattatatgagagagagagagagtgagagagagagcgtgTGCAAGAAGCTTAAGTTGgacttttctctcttttttgccCCTGAcaagggagggagagagagagcggtGGGTGTGACCCTGTGAGGTAGGATGGAGCAGCGGGCATATGCATCAGTGCCTATTTTGACCaagattttgaatttcaactGACAAAAGAGAGTGGTGCCTACGTTCACAACTATTCACACGGTATAAGTCCGTGCCTTTATAGCAGTTTTCTACTAGTGGGATCAACTTTCTTCTCTCtattgctttttctttctaaaaccaaattaaacgTTGGCCAcatccatttttatttgtcttAACCACCGCGTAATCTGGgtcaaagaaaaggaaaattccacaaaagaaaaggtgtCGTGGTTTTGATCGAACTTCTAAATCTAAAGCATGCATAGGAAGTTCATGAGATCA
This window encodes:
- the LOC117613514 gene encoding cysteine-rich repeat secretory protein 1-like → MAPLMFSFRFLFFLSPVLFLMISTESQSPYCYNDKGNYTTKSTYQTNLNTLLSSLSSPSNNGNGYGFYNSSYGENPDQVYAIGLCRGDVTGNPCRYCLSNATQILTQSCPNQKQAFVVFDHCTLRYASRSIYGAMETFPPFRWYNVQNVSYDVDGFFQEQSVNELYIPN